The following are from one region of the Vanessa cardui chromosome 3, ilVanCard2.1, whole genome shotgun sequence genome:
- the LOC124543840 gene encoding uncharacterized protein LOC124543840 → MLEIPPGTNEAEKAADALAEKLRELFSPDEVQIHRPTKCAELRVLDLDDSATVEEVVASVAEAGGCTTGAIKPGILARHSSGTGSLWVSCPVAAAKKIVAVGRVRVGWVSARVLLLESRPLRCYRCLEGGHMGAKCDRGVDRSRLCYRCGQPDHRARECTAADANCVICSAAGKPAAHAVGAKECQGSKVPARGKKRGVAVRKGPVATPQRRAEAEPMETAQ, encoded by the coding sequence ATGCTGGAGATACCGCCAGGCACCAACGAAGCCGAGAAAGCGGCGGATGCCCTGGCGGAGAAGCTGCGCGAGCTTTTCAGCCCGGACGAGGTCCAGATACACCGTCCGACCAAGTGCGCGGAGCTCAGGGTTCTGGACCTGGACGACTCCGCCACGGTGGAGGAGGTCGTGGCGTCGGTCGCCGAAGCCGGGGGCTGCACGACCGGAGCCATCAAGCCTGGCATTCTCGCCCGGCACTCGAGCGGCACGGGCTCACTGTGGGTAAGTTGCCCAGTAGCGGCCGCTAAGAAGATCGTGGCGGTCGGTAGGGTTAGGGTCGGGTGGGTGTCGGCGCGAGTGCTTTTGCTCGAGTCGCGGCCACTCCGATGCTACAGATGTCTGGAGGGGGGCCACATGGGTGCCAAGTGTGACAGGGGTGTCGACCGTAGCCGTTTGTGCTATCGCTGCGGTCAGCCCGATCACAGGGCCCGAGAGTGCACCGCCGCTGACGCAAACTGCGTCATCTGCTCAGCGGCCGGAAAGCCTGCGGCACATGCCGTCGGCGCGAAGGAATGCCAGGGCAGCAAAGTTCCAGCCCGAGGCAAGAAGAGAGGAGTAGcggtgaggaagggccctgTAGCAACTCCCCAACGGCGAGCGGAGGCGGAGCCTATGGAGACCGCTCAGTGA
- the LOC124543841 gene encoding uncharacterized protein LOC124543841 encodes MRVPVVRLERLGELSDADSASSRMSMASAVSKRSRKRAREVPDSGSDSARSDTPTRKGRPTTTGKYAGIGLSRREAAAATKAAAAAEKLEEDERQIAALTKRVVEGRATPRSESSDSAALEVEAEELPASDLNRRMTDAVAAIKRVGKVSKGLSGCSQKALKEATASILECAQVLLTRTDTEETALLRAQNTRLAAQVEALRKEQLELKAEMANFRREHLRREVGLLSATPDATLQPQQQQQSPQETELVRLIRQEMASFNARFSVLEGRILRPPLAADQRSAPAPTYAAKAAAPRATQPAQAAAAKKGKSKAAKKASAAKAAAPRTVQPAQTANSEKRPVSRPEAEWEVAGAAKRNKKARQRAKKEAQKKKEEGVAAAKRRPARLRTPRSTAVALTLQPGAEERGLSYADILAKAKAEISLSDLGITGLRCKTTATGGRLLEVSGATSGPKADALAEKLRASLGSDVRVSRPTKCAVLRISGLDDSATIEEVVAAVSKTGGCPPDQVKAGTIRRGFSGLGTTHVSCPLAAAKKLRDSRLLVGWVSAQVTLLPPRPFRCYRCLEGGHAGARCTTEVDRSQLCYRCGQPGHKAGTCSAKTPHCVICAASGKPADHKIGSKACTRPTAKTSAKKQPAHPPKTAARQKKKAASSSQPVRPPAAAQEQPRTGEEVTAMDTQ; translated from the coding sequence ATGAGGGTACCTGTGGTTAGATTGGAGCGACTGGGTGAGCTGTCGGACGCCGACAGCGCATCCAGTCGGATGAGTATGGCGAGCGCGGTGTCGAAGCGTTCACGGAAACGCGCGAGAGAGGTCCCGGATTCTGGGTCGGACTCTGCTCGCAGCGACACACCGACAAGAAAAGGTAGACCGACTACTACCGGCAAATATGCCGGTATCGGTCTATCAAGACGCGAGGCCGCGGCTGCGACGAAGGCTGCAGCAGCTGCCGAAAAACTGGAGGAGGACGAGCGGCAGATCGCGGCTCTGACCAAGAGGGTGGTGGAAGGGAGAGCCACTCCTCGGTCGGAGTCGTCAGACTCTGCTGCCTTAGAGGTCGAGGCAGAGGAGCTACCTGCCTCCGACCTCAACCGGAGGATGACGGACGCGGTTGCGGCGATTAAAAGGGTGGGCAAGGTCTCCAAGGGCCTTAGCGGCTGCAGTCAGAAGGCACTGAAAGAGGCTACGGCCTCGATactggagtgcgcccaggtgctgCTCACCCGCACCGATACCGAGGAGACGGCGCTGCTGCGGGCCCAGAACACCAGGCTCGCAGCACAGGTCGAGGCGCTCAGGAAAGAGCAGCTAGAGCTCAAGGCCGAGATGGCGAACTTCCGCCGGGAACACCTCAGGCGGGAGGTGGGCCTTCTGAGCGCCACACCTGACGCCACGCTGCAACCGCAGCAACAGCAGCAGTCGCCGCAAGAGACGGAGCTGGTTCGCCTGATCCGTCAGGAGATGGCGAGCTTTAACGCTCGTTTCTCGGTGCTCGAGGGGAGGATTCTACGTCCCCCCCTAGCTGCAGACCAGCGCAGCGCACCGGCGCCGACATATGCGGccaaagccgcagcgccccgtgccacCCAACCGGCACAAGCGGCTGCTGCCAAAAAAGGGAAGTCGAAGGCGGCCAAAAAGGCAAGTGCGGCaaaagccgcagcgccccgtaCCGTCCAACCGGCACAAACAGCCAATAGTGAAAAAAGACCGGTGTCAAGACCCGAGGCGGAATGGGAGGTTGCGGGCGCCGCTAAACGCAACAAAAAGGCGCGCCAGCGGGCCAAAAAGGAGGCCCAAAAGAAGAAGGAGGAGGGAGTCGCGGCGGCCAAGCGACGGCCTGCAAGGCTCAGGACTCCCCGCTCGACTGCAGTGGCTCTCACCCTGCAGCCAGGGGCGGAGGAGCGGGGCCTCTCTTATGCCGACATCTTGGCGAAGGCAAAAGCCGAGATCTCGCTGAGCGATCTCGGCATAACGGGCCTCCGGTGCAAAACGACTGCCACCGGAGGCCGTCTCCTGGAGGTCTCGGGGGCCACGAGTGGTCCCAAAGCTGACGCCCTAGCGGAAAAGCTCAGGGCGTCACTGGGGTCGGACGTCCGAGTGTCCAGGCCCACCAAATGCGCGGTTTTGCGCATTTCGGGCCTGGATGACTCTGCGACGATAGAGGAGGTCGTCGCCGCCGTCTCCAAGACCGGAGGATGCCCGCCTGATCAGGTCAAGGCGGGCACGATACGTCGGGGGTTCTCTGGTCTAGGGACCACCCATGTGAGCTGTCCCTTAGCGGCGGCCAAGAAGCTAAGGGACAGCAGACTCCTAGTGGGGTGGGTCTCGGCGCAGGTCACGCTATTACCACCGAGGCCTTTCCGGTGCTACCGGTGTCTGGAAGGTGGACACGCGGGGGCACGGTGCACCACTGAGGTAGACCGCAGCCAACTCTGTtaccgctgcggtcagcccggtCACAAGGCTGGCACCTGCTCTGCCAAGACGCCGCACTGCGTTATATGTGCGGCGTCTGGAAAGCCAGCCGACCATAAGATCGGGTCGAAGGCCTGCACGAGACCCACTGCCAAAACATCGGCGAAGAAACAACCGGCTCATCCGCCGAAGACCGCCGCCAGGCAGAAGAAGAAGGCAGCCAGCTCCTCGCAGCCGGTTCGACCACCGGCTGCGGCACAAGAACAGCCGAGGACTGGGGAGGAGGTGACGGCCATGGACACTCAATAA